The Candidatus Baltobacteraceae bacterium genome includes the window TTCGTCTTGCTCGCGGGACTGGTCATCTCGTTTTATCTGCTGCCGGCCCGGCTCTACGTCCGCGTCGATCCCGTCCCCGGAGGGGCCGAGGATACGAAGCTCTGGACGGTTGGTTTGGCGGCCACCACCGTCAAAGGCTACGATATGTTCGAGACGCAGTTCCACGAACTGGTGGCGGAGTTCGAACGCTCGATGAACCCACCGGGCCCGAAGCCCAATCTTACGTTCGCAGAGGCGAGGCAATCATGAGTCATACCGCAATGCCGCTCGATGAAGTACTGATGATCGTCGCCCTCGGCGCGTATATCGTCGGCGCGATCGCGCTGTTGATTTATTTTTTCTCGCGCGAGGAATGGCTCAAACACTTGGGCATGCCGCTGGCGATCGCCGGGTGCGTCGCTCAATTCGCGCAGCTCGTTGCACGCTACGACATCACGCACATCTGGCCGCTGCTCAACCTCTACGGCTCGCTCTCGCTCTTCGCAGCGATGTCGGTCGCAATCTTTATCGTTTTCGCCTTCCGCTACAAAATGTGGTGGGCGGGCGGTTTCGTGCTCGCGTTAGCGGCGTTGTTCTTGGCGTACGGCGTTACCTGGAACGAAGGGACGATGCCGGCGGTACCGTCGCTGCAATCGTATTGGGCAAAGATCCACGTGCCGCTCGTGGTTACGTCGTACGCCGCCTTCATGGTGTCGTTCGTACTCTCGTGCCTCTACCTCGTAAAGTATTATTTCGAGCGTTCGCTCGGGTCCGGCGGGTCGCTGCGCAACGCCGCAACGGCAAGCCCCGGACTCGCGACGGCGCCCGCGGCCGACCTGTTCGCGGAGCGTGCCGCGGCCCAGGGGCCCGTCGTGCGCATGGACACTCCCAACATCGCCGCCGCAGCGGCGCGGGGCAACGCGGCGGCCGCTTGGCTAAACACGCTGCCGAGCCTGGCGCAGATCGACGTGTTGATCTACCGAGTCATCGCGGTCGGTCTTCCTTTGCTCACGCTCGGCATCATCACCGGCGCGATGTGGGCGCACGAAGCGTGGGGCGCCTATTGGCAATTCGATCCCAAGGAGACGGCCGCGCTCTCGTCGTGGATCATCTACGCGATCTACATGCATCTGCACACGCGTAACAGCTGGCGCGGCGTGCGCAGCGCGTGGGTCAGCGCGATCGGGTTTCTCTCGATCATGTTCTGTTACTTCGGCGTCAATATTTGGATCAGCGGGCTTCACAGCTACAAGATGTGACGCCCGACGCGCCGGTCGCGGAATCGGCCGCGCCGGCCGCCCTGCGTGAACCCGCCGCCGGCGGGGCGCAGGCCGGATCGGGACTCAGGATCCGGCAGCCGCACGAGGGCCGCCTCCGATGTATGTAGACGCGCCAGGATAGCGGGCGGACGTAGAATCGCCGGAGAAGGTTCAAACTTCCTAGACGTCTCCGGAGAACAAGAGCTTTGTCGAGTCATGCGAACGCCGCCTCATCTGAGGGCGGCCGCCGGATTGTTAGTGCCTACGACGATCCCGGCACACCTGAAGAGATCACCCGCCGTACGTTCATGGCGAATTTTACGCTGTTCGGGGGCGCCCTCATCGGATTGGGTCTTGCGATTCCGATCGTCGGTTCGCTCATTCCCGACGTCGGCGCCGGCACGGGGAGCTGGGCGACGCTCGACGCGCAGGGATTCAAAGATCTGCAAAGCGCGACCGACAAAGCCGTGAAGATCGACTTCACGCTCAAGAGCAAAGATGCGTATCTGCCCGAGCAGCAGATCCCGGAATCCGTGTGGGGCATCAAAACGGATTACAACAAATTCGTAAAAGCTCGCCCCGACCTGTTCGGGCCCGGCGGAAAAGCCACGCTGCCGTACAAGGCCGTGAACATGGGCTTCGTGCTCTTCAGCCCGATCTGTCCGCATCTGGGCTGCCGCTATGCCTACGATGCGACGGCGAACAAATTCGCGTGTCCGTGCCATGGTTCGCAGTTCTCGAACGAAGGCAAGCACGTCGCGGGCCCGGCGGAGCGCGGCCTGGATCCCTTGCCGATGCGCGAACAGAGCGGCCAGGCCGAAGTAACCTGGATCCGCTACGCCCCGACGATTCCGAGCCGCATCGTCGTTTCGTACCTTAGCTAACGGAAAAGGGACTCTCAAGAGATGCTTAACTGGATCGACCGGCGCACCGGCTTCGTCACCATGGCCAAGGATTTTCTGACCGAGGATATTCCGGGCGGCGCGAGTTACTGGTACGTCTTCGGCAGCGCGACGATCTTCGCGATGATCGTCCAAATCGTCACCGGCATTTTCCTCACGTTCTTCTACGCTCCGTCCGCGTTGACGGCGTGGGAGTCGACCAAGTCGATCTACGATCATCCGTTCCAGCACTTCGTGCTTTCGATTCACTATTGGGGCGCGTCGGCAATGATCGCGCTGGTCTTCCTGCACTTACTGCAAGTCGTGATCTGGGGCGCCTATAAATCGCCGCGCGAGGTCCAATGGATCGTCGGCGTACTGCTGTTGCTCGTCACGATGGTGCTCGGACTCACCGGCTATTTGCTGCCGTGGGACTCCAACGCATACGCGG containing:
- the ccsB gene encoding c-type cytochrome biogenesis protein CcsB, which gives rise to MSHTAMPLDEVLMIVALGAYIVGAIALLIYFFSREEWLKHLGMPLAIAGCVAQFAQLVARYDITHIWPLLNLYGSLSLFAAMSVAIFIVFAFRYKMWWAGGFVLALAALFLAYGVTWNEGTMPAVPSLQSYWAKIHVPLVVTSYAAFMVSFVLSCLYLVKYYFERSLGSGGSLRNAATASPGLATAPAADLFAERAAAQGPVVRMDTPNIAAAAARGNAAAAWLNTLPSLAQIDVLIYRVIAVGLPLLTLGIITGAMWAHEAWGAYWQFDPKETAALSSWIIYAIYMHLHTRNSWRGVRSAWVSAIGFLSIMFCYFGVNIWISGLHSYKM
- a CDS encoding Rieske 2Fe-2S domain-containing protein; translation: MANFTLFGGALIGLGLAIPIVGSLIPDVGAGTGSWATLDAQGFKDLQSATDKAVKIDFTLKSKDAYLPEQQIPESVWGIKTDYNKFVKARPDLFGPGGKATLPYKAVNMGFVLFSPICPHLGCRYAYDATANKFACPCHGSQFSNEGKHVAGPAERGLDPLPMREQSGQAEVTWIRYAPTIPSRIVVSYLS